One genomic region from Thermoleptolyngbya sichuanensis A183 encodes:
- a CDS encoding DUF4359 domain-containing protein, whose product MKRGSIGIWIGLAIAAAGIGMAATNPGEAAYDEYATARLSEYLNQEVCPDAPDVLGIDLEDLCADLVEDNQGDLREIISDNTQRSNYGVLSLYQTNLSAHRLLPAEIRSFLPPQLLPAYRFKTVGVLGNFVTYEAKKQ is encoded by the coding sequence ATGAAGCGCGGATCGATTGGAATTTGGATCGGGCTGGCGATCGCTGCTGCGGGCATTGGCATGGCGGCGACGAATCCGGGTGAGGCGGCCTACGATGAATATGCCACCGCTCGTCTATCCGAGTATTTGAATCAGGAAGTATGTCCCGATGCGCCCGATGTGTTGGGCATCGACCTGGAAGACCTTTGTGCGGATCTGGTAGAAGACAACCAGGGCGATTTGCGGGAAATCATTTCCGACAATACGCAGCGCTCTAACTATGGCGTGCTGAGCCTCTATCAAACGAACCTGTCTGCCCATCGGCTGCTGCCTGCGGAGATTCGCTCCTTTTTGCCGCCGCAACTGCTGCCGGCCTATCGCTTCAAGACGGTGGGGGTTTTGGGGAATTTCGTGACCTACGAAGCCAAGAAGCAATAA
- a CDS encoding ABC transporter ATP-binding protein, which translates to MVISRFQRLRQYLRPHWRLAAGGILALLLVNGIGVYIPLLLRSGIDELQQTFSFGRVTFYAGWIFALASVMWGMRILSRIWLFGVGRLVEFDLKQRIFSHLLMMEPAYFAENTVGDLISRATSDVDNIRRLLGFAVLSLANTIFAYTLTLPVMLSIDVRLTVVAIAIYPLMFFLVHLFSDRLRNQQLQVQQRTSDLSDLIQEDISGIALIKIYAQEENERQAFAERNQNLLKANLALARTRTTLFPLLGGLASISLLVLLALGAGEIASGRISIGDFLAMLLYVERLVFPTALLGFTITAYQRGEVSIDRVEYILAEQPKIDDAPDAIHLPRSEVQGWLCADHLSYTYPGAVRPALDGVSFKIQPGETVAIVGPIGSGKSTLANALPRLLDIAPGQVYLDGYDITQIRLRDLRGAIAYVPQESFLFSTTIKNNIRYGDPKAEQDEVEASAKQSQIHPEILNFPQQYKTIVGERGITLSGGQRQRTALARALLIDAPVLILDDALSSVDNQTATEILTNLREGTQRKTVLFITHQLSAAALSDRILVMDGGRIVQAGHHAELLSQPGLYQTLWEQQKLEEILQ; encoded by the coding sequence ATGGTCATCTCCCGTTTCCAACGACTGCGCCAATACCTCCGCCCCCACTGGCGACTGGCCGCAGGCGGCATTCTGGCGCTGCTCCTGGTGAATGGCATCGGGGTCTATATTCCGCTGCTGCTGCGGTCGGGCATTGACGAGCTTCAGCAAACCTTCAGCTTTGGCCGGGTGACGTTCTACGCAGGGTGGATTTTTGCCCTGGCATCAGTGATGTGGGGAATGCGGATTTTGTCGCGCATCTGGCTATTTGGCGTGGGGCGGCTGGTGGAATTTGACCTAAAGCAGCGGATTTTTAGCCACCTGCTGATGATGGAGCCGGCCTATTTTGCTGAAAATACAGTCGGCGATTTGATCAGCCGGGCCACTAGCGACGTGGACAATATTCGGCGGCTGCTGGGGTTTGCCGTGCTGAGCTTAGCGAATACCATCTTTGCCTACACGCTGACGCTGCCTGTGATGCTGAGCATTGACGTGCGGCTGACGGTGGTGGCGATCGCCATTTACCCGCTGATGTTTTTCCTGGTGCATCTGTTTAGCGATCGCCTGCGAAACCAGCAGCTTCAGGTGCAGCAGCGCACCTCTGACCTCAGCGATCTAATCCAAGAAGACATCAGCGGCATTGCCCTGATCAAAATCTATGCCCAAGAAGAAAACGAGCGCCAGGCTTTTGCCGAGCGCAACCAAAACTTGCTGAAGGCAAACCTGGCCCTGGCCCGCACCCGCACGACGCTGTTTCCCCTGCTGGGCGGCTTGGCGAGTATTAGCCTCTTGGTGCTGCTGGCGCTGGGGGCGGGCGAAATTGCCAGTGGGCGCATCAGCATTGGCGATTTTTTGGCGATGCTGCTGTATGTCGAGCGGCTGGTGTTTCCCACGGCGCTGCTGGGCTTCACAATCACGGCCTACCAGCGCGGCGAGGTCAGCATCGACCGGGTGGAATACATTCTGGCGGAGCAGCCCAAAATCGACGATGCGCCCGACGCGATTCATCTGCCCCGGTCGGAGGTGCAGGGCTGGCTTTGTGCCGACCATCTCAGCTATACCTATCCGGGTGCAGTTCGGCCCGCGCTGGATGGGGTGAGCTTCAAGATTCAGCCGGGTGAAACGGTGGCAATCGTCGGCCCCATCGGCTCTGGCAAATCCACCCTGGCAAACGCCCTGCCCCGCCTGCTGGACATTGCGCCAGGACAGGTGTATCTCGACGGCTACGACATTACGCAAATTCGACTGCGAGACCTGCGGGGGGCGATCGCCTACGTGCCCCAGGAGAGCTTCCTGTTCAGCACGACGATTAAAAACAATATTCGCTATGGCGACCCCAAAGCCGAGCAGGACGAGGTAGAGGCCTCCGCCAAGCAGTCGCAGATTCATCCAGAAATTCTCAACTTTCCGCAGCAGTATAAAACCATCGTTGGCGAACGCGGCATCACGCTCTCTGGCGGACAGCGACAGCGCACAGCCCTAGCCCGCGCTCTGCTGATCGATGCGCCCGTACTGATTTTGGACGATGCGCTCTCCAGCGTGGACAACCAGACCGCGACGGAAATCCTCACCAACCTGCGAGAAGGAACTCAGCGGAAGACGGTGCTGTTCATCACGCACCAGCTCTCGGCTGCCGCCCTAAGCGATCGCATCTTGGTCATGGATGGCGGGCGCATTGTGCAAGCGGGACACCATGCCGAACTCCTATCGCAACCGGGTCTATATCAGACGCTCTGGGAACAGCAAAAGCTGGAAGAAATTCTTCAATGA